The nucleotide sequence GTTCTCTTCTGCTCAGTAACATCTCTAACTGTGCAGATTATTGATTTTTCTCCTCGTATATCCAGGGCCGTTAAGCTAATTTCGGCTGGAAAGATACTCCCACTTTTTTTAATAAAGTTTGTCTCCATGAAAATACTAGAATTATCAAATTCTTTTCTTAAAACGTGTTGCAGCCTCTTTGATTCTAGGGGAGCTATCAACTCATAAAGACTCATCCCTAAAAGCTTCTCTTTAGAGTAATGGAAAAGCCCAACACTTGAAAGATTAGTGTCTCGAATGAATAGGTCTTGATCCAAAATAAATATCGGCTCATATGCTTTTTCAAAAAGAGTTTTAAATTTTAATTCTGAATATTTAATTTCTTCCTGGAGTTTTGTCTGCTCAGTAATATCGTTTCCAACGGCTAGAACAGCGATTAAATTTCCATCTTTATCTCTTATTGGTTTATTCGCCCAGTATACCCAGGCCCTCTCTCCATTCTTTTTTATATTTTCATTTATATTAATCTTGTATTTTTCCTCATCTCTGTGTATGTCGTATGCTAGAGTTCTAAGATCGCGTCCTGTTGACTCATATTCAGGCGTGATTGTCTCGTAAACCGTTTTCCCTATGATCTCTTCTCGCTTATAACCAAAAAAAGACATCCCGTACTCATTCATTGAGAGAATTTTACCGTCTTTATCAAATTTAAAGATAATACTATTTGCTGATTCAACTATCTGCCTATACTTTTTTTCACTCTCCAGCATTGATTCCTCAAATCGTATCCTTGAAATTGTTCCACCCATCTCTTGAGATAAGGCAAGAAGTATTTTCTTTGATAATTCAGGTATATCGTCTTTTTCATGGCTTCCAATATTAAGGCTACCAAGAGGTTTGCCCATGTGGAAAAATGGTATTATGGTGAAAAATTTCAATTTTTCTTTGTTCCTTAACTTTTCTAAAATTTCGGCCGGAATTCCATTTGTAGATTCATTTCCACTCACAAATAGTGGCCCGGAGATAAATTTATTTTTCTGGCTGATTGATTTGAAAAAATCAAGTGTTTCATCTGAGATATTTTTAAAATATTCAAGCCTAAACTCAGAAGTTTTTTCATCTATAATATATATGCCGCCACAATCGACATCCCCAATTTTCAATGCAGTATTCAAAGCCGCTTCAAGCGCATGACTCATTTTGTTTGTCTGGCAGAGTTTCGAGGCAAGTTCTATCTGTAGAGTCAATACCATCTCTGCTTTTTTTAAATCAGAAATGTTTCTAACGATATGGATAACGCCCTTTAGTTTATCCCCCTTATACAATGGTGAGGAACTGACCATTACAGGTATTCTTTCCCCATTTTTTTTCAAGTATTCCATTTCGTATGTGAATACCTCTCGACTACCCTGCATTCTCTTAATCTGGAGTTCTTCCATAATTGGATAGTACTCTGGCGGTACATTTTGGGCAACGTTCATATTCAAAAGCTCTTCTTCAGAATATCCACTTTGAATACTACTAGCTTTATTGACATATGTTACTTTTCCTTCAAGGTCATGAATGAAAATCATATCTTGGGCTGCTTCAATTATAGAACTATAATTTATATTTTGTTCATTGAAATCAGGTTTATGGATTTCTTCAATAGATTCTGACATTTGTTCTGTATTGTCTCTAACAGATTTCATTGACATCCTCACTCTTAAATTTTAAAGTAATTACGACACCTTTTGGCTTATTATCTTTTACCTGAATTTCTCCATTGTGCTTTTCTATTATCTTCTTAGCTATATAGAGCCCAAGTCCAGATCCCTTGTTCGGGCCATAGCTAAAACCTTCTTCAAACAATCTATCTTTAACTTCCCTAGTTATACCTGTGCCGTTATCTCCAAATGAAACTTCACAGTGCTTTCCCTCTCTTTTTAGAGACACGTCTATCTGGTCTGCCCCGCCATGAATATTTGCATTTCTAATTATATTATCAAAAACAATCATTATTGATTCGTCTACAAAGATTTTGCAATTGCCCAACATATTTATTTTAATTCCAGGATAATGTTTTGTTAGTTCTACTAGTTTATTTTTCACATCGTAAAGTTTGGCATCTTTTGACTTTATTTTCCCATTGAAAGCTTTTTCAAGGTCTCTAGTATTTTCTATTAACTCGACACTTTTTGATATCGCTTTCATAGTTCTTTCTTTAAGCTCTACATCCTTTGTTTCAATTAAATCACAAAAGTTTAGTGCAACTGTTAGATCATTTAGTATGTCGTGCCTCAATATTTTATTCAATATTTCTAGAGTTTCATTTAACTCCCTTAGATTATCTTCCGCCTTTTTACGCCCAGTTATATCAATTCCAATCTCCAATACAAATCTATTCCCATCTACATCCGTGAAAGGGTATGAATGAATTTCACATGTCAGACAATCCTTCTGAGTTCTTTCATAAATTATGGGTTTATTGCTTTCAAAAACATATAGTATTGGGCAGTCTTCACAGGGTTTGTCAGAATCGTAAAATACCTTGTAACACTTTTTTGATTCAATTTTTTGAAATCTGTTTTTTAAATATTTATTTGCGAATACAACGTTACGATTGGCATCATAAAGGCAGACATAAACTGGCAATTTATCAAGAACGGAAAAGAGTCTTTTATTCTCCTTTTCTAGCTTCAATCTAAGGTCACTTTCTAGTTTTATGTCCTTTATTGTGCCGGTGTGGCCTAGGATATTGCCTTCGCTATCTCTAAAAACTTGCATTTCAAGGGTACATTCGACTTGTCTATCATCTTTTCTTTTTAGAACGGTGGTAAAATTTTGAATGGCGCCTTTTCCGTATAGCTCCTTTAGTAAAACTTCCCTGTCAGAGGGATGAGTATATATCTGGGTGGCCTCCATCCCCAGAAGCTCTTTTTTTGGATATCCAAGAATCCTTGAAGTGTCCTCATTTGCATAGACAATTATCCCTTCTCTATTGACGGATATATTGGGAAGGGAATAAATCTGATTTAAATATAAATCTGGAAGAAAAGTATTTTGTTTTTTATTTTTCTTAACCTTTTGAGAGGTGTTATCTTTATTGTCCATAGGAGACCTTCTTGAAGCAACAGTTTACCCTTGAATCAGCCAATATTCTTTTTCCATATATATAAGAATATGGAAAAAAATATGGAAAATATGGAAAATATGGAAAGCCTAACTTTTATTATTATTTTCTCTATTTAAATATTTTTACATTGAGCTGCAAAGTAATATTTAAAAGGAGTAATCTTGGTGTCTATTAAGAGAAGATGACTAAAGAAACGCTTGAGATTGGAAATAAAGAAGTCATACTAATAGGCACTGTACACATATCAAAGGAAAGTGTCGATGAGGTAAGGGACGTAATCGAAAAGGAAAAGCCTGACGTTGTAGGCGTTGAGCTTTGCGAGAGTAGATATGAAGCGCTTAAAAATGTCAAAAAGTGGGAAGATACAAATATCTTGGACATAATTAAGCAGGGAAAGATCTTTCTTTTTTTAATAAATTTATTACTATCTAATTATCAAAAAAGGCTTGGCGATAAGTTTGGGGTCAAGCCTGGTTCTGAGTTTGTAGAAGCGATTAACGTTGCGGAAAAAGAGAAGATAAAAATTGCCCTTATCGATAGAGACATCCAGACGACATTAAAGCGCGCATGGAATAAAATGAAACTAAAAGAAAAACTGAAGTTGATGTTTGGTGTCTTTTTGGGATTCTTTGAAGAAGAGGAAGAAGAAGACATCATTGAAAAGCTTCAGGACAAAGACATCATAAACGAGCTCTTAAATGAGCTTTCAAAAGAGATACCCTCCGTCAAAGAAACACTTATTGATGAGCGTGACAGGTACCTGGCGTTAAAGATACTACAAAGCGATGCAAAGAAGTTCGTTGCTGTTATTGGCAGAGGCCACATGGAAGGGGTAAAAAGAGCCTTGAATGAGCTAAACAAGAAGAGCGCTAAAAAAGACATAAAGGAACTTGAAGTAATCCCACAAAAGAAAAGCTCATGGAAATACGTTGGATACCTAATCCCCATACTCTTCTTTGGGATTGTCATCTATGGATTTTTCACTAAAGGTTTTGAGTTTACATTAAGAGTTTTTTTCATATGGATCGTCGTGAATGGGACATTATCTGCACTTGGCGCAGCACTTGCCTTTGCACACCCAGTGTCTATACTAGTTGCTTTTATAGCAGCACCGATTACATCGCTTAACCCTACAATTGCGGCAGGCTGGTTTGCAGGGCTTTCTGAGGTTAAGTTTAGAAAACCTAAAATAAAGGATTTTGAAGGATTGAATAGTATTGAAGGATTTACTGACCTGTGGAAAAATGGAGTTACAAGGATAATCCTCGTTGTCGCTTTTTCCAATATAGGGAGTACTATAGGGACGATATATGCTATCCCCTATATAATTTCCCTCTTGTGAGGTGGATAAATGAAAAATATATTACTGGCTTTATTTATTATATCTGGACTATTGCTCCAAGGAGTATATGCAGAAGAAGAGTATATCAATAAACTATGGACGCACAATATGGGGGGAAACGTCTGGGATATAATGCATGGCGATTTTACAGGAGACGGCATTGATGAAATCGTTGTCGCCTCAGGCTGCTGTGGCAATCCTGGATATGTTACCGTCTTTGATGTGTCTGGCACTATAGTCTGGCAGGCTAGGATGCCACAGGAAGTAAGAACTCTTGATATAGGGGATATTGATGGCGATGGAAAGCTTGATGCCGTTTGCTCCTCTACCGATTCAAAGATCTACTTTATCTCTAACAGTGGAGAAATAGTAAAAGTTTATCCAGAATCTGGAGACGTCTTATCTATAAAGATAGTGGATATTGACGGAGACGGGAAGAATGAAGTTATTACTGGATCAAGTTTTATTAGGATCTTTAAAAACTTAGAAGAAGTCGCAAACTATAGCACCTCAAACAGGATAATGGATCTAAACTTCTATGACTTAAATGGCGATAAAAAGCTTGAGATAATAACAGGCGGTTTAGGGAACTATGTTTATCTTCTAGACAGCAATCTTAATCTCTTGTGGAAGAATCAGAGTAACTCGGTCATATGGGGCACAATGCCTTTTACGTATCTGGGAAACCCATCGATACTTGTTTTTACAAGGGGTTATTATGTACTGGACAAGGATGGGAACAAAGTTTTCCAGAAGAACATGGACGAATACTTCATAACAGGCCATGACACTGGAAATATGATTGTACTGGCTGATGGGAAGGGAAATCTAAACAGCTACGATTATTCTCTAAATGAGCTATGGACCTACAAGGTAGAAAAGGAGGTAAAGGACATCTATTCCTACAAGGAGGGAAATGAAATTATACTGCTCCTTGGGTCGATGGATGAAAACTTCTACATGTTAAAAGGAGATGGGAAGTTTATTGGCTCTGCAAAGGCAGGATCATATGTTTCTGCTGTTGACAGCTTTAGTATAAAGAACAAGAGATATGTAGTTTATGGCTCATTTGACGACAACGTTTACACATATTATAGGGAAACAAAAAATGTCCCATTCTATGGGTTTGGGACTGTTATAGCGGCCTTGATATATTTCCTCTACAGAAGGCGTCAGTAGCTACTGAATCTTTCAACTACGAAATCTTTTTCAAGGGCATTTATGAACGCAGCTGCTTTGGGGCCAGACTCCTTGCCAATCAAGACTTGGTATATGGCTCCAAAGAGCATTTTTGGCTCTATTGGAATGTTTGTCGCGGTTTCATAGATCTTATTGTGGAGCTCAACGTCAGTTAGGTCTTCTCCCTGAATTAGATCAGAAATAATCTTCAGCCCCTCTCTCTGCTCTTTTGAAAGATCTACTTTTGGTGCTTCTGTCAATATTTCAAACTTTATCATGTCTGGAGCATAGAGTTTAACCCAGTTTGTAGCAAGGTTTACCCTTGTTTTGATTCTTTCAATATCTATTTCGGAGAGCTCTCCTTTTAGATGCCCCTCTTTTTTCAGGATTCTGATTATCCTATCTACATCGGAAGTAATCTGTACGAGCACTGACATGAATCTAAAGGATGGTTGTGCTGGGAGTTTTTTATAACCCCAGATGTTTGAAAATTCGTAGAGCTTATCATACTTCTCTCGTTTGTTAATCTCTTCATCACTGAAATAAGTAGTCTCTACTCTATCAAACTCGTCATAAACATTTAGGAAGTCAAGATCTAGGGCAATCTTTAGCTCCTTTGTAGGTTTTGTCTTGACAAATAGATACCTCAATACGTCAGGCTCCATGACTAAAAGAATGTCTGAAGGTAGAACTACATTGCCTTTGGAGGAAGACATCTTTCCACTTGCGCCTTTAAGAGATACGAACTCATATGTTGCACCTATAATTGGGGGTTTATTGAATACCTCCTGTATTATCCTCTGGCCTGTATCGGCACTTCCACCCTGTGTACCGTGGTCTTTACCATAAGGCTCATAGTCAACACCTAGCTCAGCCCATCTTGATGGCCAGTCGACTCTCCATTTTAGCTTGATGTAGTTTGCCTTTCTAATGTCAGCAGTCTCTTCAAATCCACACTTACAGGAGTAACTTAAACCGTATTCTCCATCAAATGCTGTTATCTTTGTTATGTCCTTTCCGCATTTTGGGCAGTAGACAGAAACTGGATACCAGTCAGATGCAAGTTTCTCCCCACCCCTCTGGCTGTTCAATAACTCTATTAACTTCTCCTTCTTTTCGAGAGCTATCTTGATATTATCGCGGTATATGCCTTTTTTATACTGCTCAGAAGCCCTCAAGAAGTCAGGTTCCATCCCTGCCTCAGAGAGTGAAACTTCAAAAGGTTCCATAAAGTGATCAGCAAATGAGCTATGGCAGCCATCAGGATCTGGTACCTTATAGTCAGGCAATCCTATATACTCTGAATAACTGGCCGGAACATTTGAAGGAACCTTCCTAAACCGGTCATAATCGTCCCACATGTGTATGTGACGGGAATTGTGCCCCATGTCCTTTAGCGCAAATGCTACAAGATTTGTTGTGATGGCCTCCCTAAAGTGGCCTATATGACAGTGCCCTGAGGGTGTAACCCCAGATTCACAAATATACTCTTTCTTCTCTCCTCTTTCTGCAATAATTCTCTCAGCAAACGTTGATGCCCAGTGCATTTCTAACCTCTCCGTCTGACATTTGAGTCTTTGTCGCATATCTCTTTTAAGACTTGCTCAAAAGAATCATCGTGCATTAAAACCCTATTGAGATAGACTCCGGTCCTGCCAATCTTATCCCTTCTTGTAAGTACTTGGGAGCGCTCCCTAACTATATCAATTGAGACATTAAGCAGTTTTGACACCTCTGCTTCCCTGCCAGTTATCTCCTCTTCAATGTGCCCATCTTCAGTTGGCCTAATCAATATCAATCTCTTATCAACACCAGGCACTCTCTTGTCTTTTTTAAGGTCCTCAAGCTCAATCGCTCCACCAAAATAGTAGAACTCAATCTCCCGTAACTTTGACTCAGTTATGGGAAATGTTATCGTTTCCCCTGTATAGAGGGTAATTGAGCCCTTGACAAGGTGCCATGGGGTTGCCTGTACTATGCTCCTTTCTTTAATCCCGATATCCTCTAAAGCCATCTCCAATAGGTATGTTTCAGGGATATGCTCTATGAAAAAGTCAATATCTGACCCCTTATGGACATCACCCCTCGCAACTGACCCATACAGAATAGGTTGAAAATCAGATATCTTTTCCATGACAATAAGAGCTTTTGACCTTATTGATGAAAGCATGCTCCAATTTTCATCGTTATAAGTTACTTTTCTCCTGTGAAATGCGACTGTTTTCTCTTTCATTATAAAAAATTACAGTTAGAAATATAAATCATTATCTTAGCAATTTGGTATGAACCCGCTTTATGTAGTGCTTATAGGCATAATTTTGTTCTGGGTAGCGCTCTCAGAGGTTAACAAAAGGTATAATCTTTCAAAGTATGGTGTCGATTTCCAAGGGATAATCCTCTTATGGAGGACAAAAAGATTCAATGACTTTATTGACAACGTTTCAAAGAAGGGTAAGAAAGTATGGAACGTCTATAGCATAATTGGGATAGGTGCTGCGGTAGTCGGCATGATCACAGTTTTTTACTTCCTATTCTCAAATGCTATCAAGGTGTTACTTTCACCAGAGCCTTCTCCCGGAGTCGGTTTTGTCATACCTGGAGTAACTGTTCCATTCTGGTACAGCATAATAGGCCTTATAGTTGTCTTAATGGTGCACGAAGGATCTCACGGGGTAATCGCTAGAGCAAACAACATAAAGCTCAAATCGACTGGGTTGGCCCTATTTGTTGCAATACCCGGGGCCTTTGTTGAGCCAGACGAAGAAGAGCTAAAAAAGACTTCAAGGCTCACAAGGATGAAGGTCTATGCAGCAGGATCTATGGCAAACTTTGTCACAGCTTTGATAGCTTTTGTACTGATAGTAGGGTTAGTAAACCCGCTACTGACCCCTTCTGGTATCCAGATAGTTTCAATTGAAGATTCATCAAGTGCATTTGGGTTATTGTCCCAAGGAGACATAATTACAGAGATCAACGGGATAAAGATTGAAACGCTTCAGAACTTCTATGACATCATGCAAGACACAAATCCAGGCGACCAACTAAATATTGTATCAAACAAGGGCACATTCAATATTACACTGAGTGACCATCCAAGGGAGCCAGGTAAAGGCTACATAGGTATTGTCACGTCACAATATTACAGCTCACCCATAAATATGAAGATTTTGACCCCTATAAGCGGCGTATTGTTCTGGGTTTTCCTCTTGAACTTCAATATAGGATTGATTAATCTCTTCCCCCTACCGTTCCTATTTGACGGAGGGAAGATATTCAAAGAGATAGTTGACACAAAGTTCAGCGAGGCCAACTCAAATACTATTCAAAAGGTATTTGCTATAATAGGCATAATGCTTTTTGCAATAAATATCCTGCCTTCGTTTTTATGATGTTATGATAAAGGTAGTTTTTTTACGGGACAAGAGAACTGTTGAAGTGGAAGCGAAGAATGTTTCCGAAGTATTCTCAAAGATAGCCATATTGAGAGAGCAGTATGTCGTGATAAAAAACGGAAAGATAGTCTGCGAGGATGAATCATTATCAGACGGAGATACTATCGAGCTATTCACAGTTGCTTCAGGTGGTTAATTTGAAGTGTTCAAGATGCAAGAAGGATGCAATATACTTCCAGAGGCAGTCTGGCCAGTACTACTGTGGAGAGCACTTCAATAGCTATTTTGTGAAAAAGTTCATGCGGATTATTAGAGAAGACCAGCTAATAAAAAAGAATGAGAAGGTTGCAGTCGCTGTTAGCGGTGGGAAGGATAGCTTGACCTTAGCTTATCTCCTAAAGAAGCTCCAAGCCAGATACCCTTTTCAGATGGAGGCTATAATAGTTGATGAGGGGATATCCGGGTACAGGGCTCATACCCTAGATGCCGCAAAATCACAGCTTGAAAAACTTGAGATAGAATATCACATCGAGTCTTTTAAGGATAATTTTGGGAAAACCCTTGACTCTTTTGTTGAAAACAACAAGGAAAATGCATGCTCCACATGTGGGATATTGAGAAGATATATCTTGAACAAAAAAGCAAGGGAGCTATCCTGCACAAAGCTTGCAACAGGCCATAACCTTGATGATGAGGATCAGTCTGTCATTATGAATCTCATGAGGGGCGATGTGATAAGGTTTTCAAGGGGACAGAACTACTACAAGAAGATAAGTGACAAGTTTGTTGAAAGAATTAAACCCCTACGGTATTTCTTAGAGAAGGAGATAGTAATATTTGCACTTAATAATAAGCTAACATTTGACTCTTCAGAGTGCCCATATGCGGAGTACGCTATGAGGGGTGAAGTAGGGAAGTTCCTTGACAGGATGGAGGAGTTAAGGCCTACAACGAAATACTCCCTTTTGTCTGGGTATGATAAAGTCCTCCCGGCATTAAATCAGTTTTTTATCCCGGACTCAATTGGAGTTTGTGAGGTATGTGGGGAGCCCACTATGGACGGCACATGCATGAGGTGCAAGATTTTGGAAAAGGAATAGAGAAAATATTCAAAATATATTCTATGAAATTTCTTCTAAGATATCTTCTATATTTTGTTTTAATTCTGGTAAATCTCTCACAATTATTGTCCATACTAAATCTATATCAATGCCAAAATATTCATGAATTAATTTGTCCCTCAATCCAGATATCTTTTTCCAAGGAACTTGGGTATAATTATCTTTAAATTCTTGGGGAAGATTTTTTATCGCTTCGCCAATTATTTCAAGTCTTCGTATAGTCATGTCTTGAAGAGAAAGTGAATCTTTAAAATCTTCTTTTGATTTATTCTTCATATATTCTTCAATTAAAACTATGCTATCAAGAATATGTAGTAGGAAAATCCTAAGATCCTTCTTCATAGAATACTTCCTGCTCCTTTAAAATATAATCCTTTAATAGAGGGTGAATTGATTTGTAAGTAATAACATCAACTTTCTTATTAAAAAATTCTTCAAGTTCTTGTTCTAAGCCTATTAAATCAAGTAAAGATTTAGTTTCCACATCTGCAAATTCAACTAATATATCGATATCACTATCTTTAGTTTCTTCTCCTCGAACGTAGGATCCAAAAACAGCAGCTTTTTTTATTCCGTGTTTTTTTAAAATTGGAATCGACTTAGTCTTAATATCAGAGAGCCTAATCTTTTTCATCTATTAAAGATAAAGATAATATATATTTAAGACTTACTTATAAATTTAGATTAAACTGATTTCTATAGAAAAACCTTTTATAATAATATGAAAATCTAAAGCTTATGCCCTGGTGGCTTAGTGGTATAGTGCCTGCTTGGTAAGCAGGAGGTCGCGGGTTCAATCCCCGCCCAGGGCTTATTTTTTTAGTTGTAAAGCCTTAGGCTATTTTAAAAAAAATAGTTTGTAGATTATTATCCAAATTAAATATACATGAAGTATAATCTAGTATTATTTGGATATTCAGTAATAAAGAGAAAAGAATAATTTTTGCTTAGTTTTAGAGAAAAAATAAAATGAAAAAGATAATTTTTCCATGTTTTCCATATACTTTTCCCTATTTTCCCTATTTTTTTCCATATCTTTATATATATGGAAACTTTATTTTCATAGAAACTAGATTATTTCAAAGTGGTGTATATATGAAAAAAATATCTATTTTAGTTTGTTTCATATTTTTAGTTTCTATTAGTTCAGTGTATGCAGCAGATGGAGATCTAAAGTGGCATACTGGACAAGTCGGGAAAGCGAATATAGGAGGTCGTATTCTAACATCTCCGGCAATAGGTAGTGATGGTACAATCTATGTTGGAACAGGTTCTGGTGATGGGCAACTTTACGCAGTAAATCAAGACGGGACATTAAAATGGAAAACTGACTTCATAGGAGACCTGATTTATTCATCTCCTGTAATCGGTACTGATGGCACAATCTATGTTGGGACCTTCGTTGGTGATGGAGAGCTATATGCAATATATCCTACTGGAACATTGAAATGGCATACTGGACAAGTCGGAAAAGCGAATATTGGGAGCCTGATTTATTCATCGCCTGCAATTGGCGCTGATGGTACAATCTATGTTGGAACTCATTCAGGAGCACAAGAACTATACGCAATAAATACCGACGGTACTCTAAAGTGGAAAACTGACTTCATAACTAATCCAATTTATGCCTCGCCAGCAATTGGTGCTGATGGCACAATTTATGTTGGAACTGAAGGAAGTTCTAGCTGTCGATTTTATGCAGTAAATCCCACGGATGGATCTAAGAAGTGGGAAACAACTACAGGATTTGGAATGTTTTCATCGCCCGCAATCGGTAGTGACGGCACAATCTACTTTGGAACATATTATAGTTCCAATAATCTTTACGCAATAAATCCTTTAGATGGATCTAGTAAATGGAATTACCCCACATCAGGACAAGTTTGGTCGTCACCTGCAATAGGTAGTGACGGCACAATATACATTGGAACATATTCTGGAGATTCAGAGCTTTACGCAATAAATCCCAACAATACTCTAAAGTGGAAAACAAACTTCATAGCAGGATTAGTTTACACATCCCCAGCAATTGGCGCTGATGGTACAATCTATGTTGGAACTTATTCTGGTGACTACCAGCTTTACGCAGTAAATCCTAACGGTACTCTAAAGTGGAAAACAGACTCCATAGGGAAGGCTATTTTTGCCTCGCCTGCAATTGGCGCTGATGGTACAATCTATGTTGGAACTGATATGGGTGGTGTTGGTGAACTTTATGCCATATACAGTAGCCCAGGATGGACGTATGCGACATACGAAAATTCAATGAGAACATACACAAACTCAAACTGGCCAAAGTTTGGTCAGAATAACTACAATCTTA is from Methanofastidiosum sp. and encodes:
- a CDS encoding nucleotidyltransferase family protein; amino-acid sequence: MRLSDIKTKSIPILKKHGIKKAAVFGSYVRGEETKDSDIDILVEFADVETKSLLDLIGLEQELEEFFNKKVDVITYKSIHPLLKDYILKEQEVFYEEGS
- a CDS encoding PQQ-like beta-propeller repeat protein, which translates into the protein MKKISILVCFIFLVSISSVYAADGDLKWHTGQVGKANIGGRILTSPAIGSDGTIYVGTGSGDGQLYAVNQDGTLKWKTDFIGDLIYSSPVIGTDGTIYVGTFVGDGELYAIYPTGTLKWHTGQVGKANIGSLIYSSPAIGADGTIYVGTHSGAQELYAINTDGTLKWKTDFITNPIYASPAIGADGTIYVGTEGSSSCRFYAVNPTDGSKKWETTTGFGMFSSPAIGSDGTIYFGTYYSSNNLYAINPLDGSSKWNYPTSGQVWSSPAIGSDGTIYIGTYSGDSELYAINPNNTLKWKTNFIAGLVYTSPAIGADGTIYVGTYSGDYQLYAVNPNGTLKWKTDSIGKAIFASPAIGADGTIYVGTDMGGVGELYAIYSSPGWTYATYENSMRTYTNSNWPKFGQNNYNLRRVVPAPQEVAGRPKSLPITKILKILGLLKEE